In the Caenorhabditis elegans chromosome X genome, one interval contains:
- the AH9.3 gene encoding uncharacterized protein (Confirmed by transcript evidence), translating into MSSPTPKHEPQENDSSLPDESMEVDGPEDLSVKKEVQEAVKTEEAGSSPKATTTTDGEVPEKDSADENAEKNQVDSMENPKTEEGIVTADEKVDSSDDNKNAQKTDGEKSQVAEDVADAEVTEKIGSGVNDELENVEEAEKEVKKEGDDEESGAQDPAVIQLRKEIAAAINTYQKQFDDLNLTQRIAQPGISEYTQMVITKKLNASTAHIDGYKGKIAMANTVEQLQNLLTEINQQIRRARQSAEINAMLGPPF; encoded by the exons ATGTCGTCACCAACTCCAAAACATGAACCACAAGAGAATGACAGTTCTCTTCCGGATGAATCGATGGAAGTAGATGGACCGGAAGACTTATCCGTGAAGAAAGAAGTCCAGGAAGCAGTAAAAACGGAAGAAGCTGGTAGTTCACCAAAAGCGACAACTACAACTGACGGCGAGGTTCCTGAGAAAGATTCCGCCGATGAGAATGCCGAGAAAAATCAAGTTGACTCAATGGAAAACCCTAAAACTGAAGAAGGCATTGTGACTGCTGATGAGAAAGTTGACAGTTCTGATGATaacaaaaatgctcaaaaaacggATGGAGAGAAGTCACAGGTTGCTGAAGATGTGGCGGATGCAGAGGTGACTGAGAAAATTGGGTCTGGAGTAAATGATGAACTGGAAAACGTCGAAGAGGCTGAAAAGGAAGTGAAAAAGGAAGGTGATGACGAGGAAAGTGGAGCTCAAGATCCTGCTGTGATTCAGTTGAGAAAAGAAATTGCG gcAGCCATCAACACTTACCAAAAACAGTTTGACGATCTCAATCTTACTCAGCGAATCGCCCAACCAGGTATCTCGGAATACACGCAAATGGTTatcacaaaaaagttgaacgcCAGTACAGCTCATATTGATGGTTATAAAGGGAAAATTGCAATGGCCAACACTGTCGAGCAGCTACAG AATCTGTTGACAGAAATCAACCAGCAAATCCGTCGTGCCCGTCAATCCGCAGAAATCAATGCAATGCTAGGACCcccattttga
- the crn-4 gene encoding 3'-5' exonuclease crn-4 (Confirmed by transcript evidence), giving the protein MAYQHCPFDTLLILDFETTSDAANQDYPCEVIQFAIVAYDVPNDKIREDISFNKYVKPVLNRTLTKNCVDFTGIPQRSIDTADTFDVVYEQFQQWLITLGLEEGKFAFVCDSRQDLWRIAQYQMKLSNIQMPAFFRQYINLYKIFTNEMDRMGPKELSATTNIGKMNEYYDLPTIGRAHDAMDDCLNIATILQRMINMGAKVTVNELLTCCASWRRQPLVYNKEWRSSFMDAGKIFERVLPLVVTTIRAGDFRLEMYGVCRYCRKGMDVCGTSHQQTPHDLYKNEEDPIHFAKIAGYY; this is encoded by the exons ATGGCTTACCAACACTGTCCGTTTGATACTTTATTG attctcgACTTTGAGACAACATCCGATGCTGCTAATCAAGATTACCCGTGCGAAGTCATTCAGTTCGCGATCGTTGCCTATGATGTCCCAAATGAtaaaatt CGTGAGGACATTAGTTTCAACAAGTACGTCAAACCTGTTCTCAATCGGACTTTGACAAAGAACTGTGTCGATTTTACCG GAATCCCGCAACGTTCCATTGACACCGCCGACACCTTTGATGTGGTCTACGAGCAGTTCCAGCAGTGGCTCATCACGCTTGGATTGGAAGAAGGAAAGTTCGCTTTCGTCTGTGACAGTCGTCAGGATTTGTGGCGTATTGCTCAGTATCAGATGAAACTGTCCAATATCCAAATGCCAGCTTTCTTCCGTCAGTACATCAATTTGTACAAGATTTTCACGAATGAGATGGATCGAATGGGCCCCAAAGAGCTTTCTGCGACG ACCAACATCGGCAAGATGAACGAATACTACGATCTGCCAACCATCGGACGTGCTCATGATGCCATGGATGACTGTCTGAATATTGCTACTATTCTCCAGCGAATGATTAACATGGGCGCAAAAGTTACTGTGAACGAGCTGCTGACCTGTTGTGCTTCG TGGCGCAGACAACCGCTGGTCTACAACAAAGAATGGAGAAGCAGCTTCATGGACGCTGGAAAGATTTTCGAAAGAGTCCTGCCACTTGTCGTGACTACAATTCGCGCAGGCGACTTTCGTCTCGAGATGTACGGAGTCTGCCGCTATTGCCGCAAAGGAATGGATGTGTGTGGAACAAGTCATCAGCAGACACCACATGATCTCTACAAAAATGAGGAGGATCCTATCCactttgccaaaattgccggttACTACTAG